In a genomic window of Epinephelus fuscoguttatus linkage group LG23, E.fuscoguttatus.final_Chr_v1:
- the LOC125884485 gene encoding uncharacterized protein LOC125884485 isoform X2: MMKCSLITALIICSLGWISVSAADSQTVEVQSGKEVSLTCSEKSDSPTVWFRVVNRTKASWISTMMGPNNVPSYCDGCKNGAFEMSSNKSAASLKMKKVNVSDSGLYFCVAFTQKTVFSTTHLNVEGSDEPHDDVDRKPKKSDDVTKLMSVILGGLTAVLLTVIIGLVVTIRKLQKAASEEQNPPQRETLGSDGLKDAALSLYLPTVRNRRPASQREVETHVIYAARR, translated from the exons ATGATGAAGTGTAGCTTGATAACAGCTTTGATCATCTGCAGCCTCG GCTGGATCTCTGTCTCAGCTGCTGATTCTCAGACTGTGGAGGTCCAGTCTGGTAAAGAAGTCTCTCTCACATGCTCTGAGAAGTCCGACTCTCCAACAGTGTGGTTCAGAGTGGTCAACAGAACCAAGGCCAGCTGGATCTCCACTATGATGGGCCCTAACAATGTTCCTTCATACTGTGATGGATGTAAAAATGGAGCATTTGAAATGAGTTCCAACAAGTCCGCTGCCTCTCTCAAAATGAAGAAAGTGAATGTATCTGACTCTGGACTGTATTTCTGTGTTGCTTTCACACAGAAAACAGTTTTCAGCACCACACATTTAAATGTTGAAG GCAGTGATGAACCTCATGATGATGTTGACAGAAAGCCTAAAA AGTCTGATGATGTAACAAAGCTGATGAGTGTGATCCTGGGCGGTCTGACTGCTGTTCTCCTAACAGTCATCATTGGTCTGGTTGTTACAATCAGGAAACTTCAGAAAG CTGCCAGTGAAGAACAGAATCCACCACAGCGTGAG ACTCTGGGCTCTGATGGCCTGAAAGACGCAGCACTGAGTTTGTATTTACCAACAGTGAGGAACAGGAGGCCTGCATCACAGAGAGAAGTGGAGACTCATGTTATTTATGCTGCCCGCAGATAG
- the LOC125884485 gene encoding uncharacterized protein LOC125884485 isoform X4: MMKCSLITALIICSLGWISVSAADSQTVEVQSGKEVSLTCSEKSDSPTVWFRVVNRTKASWISTMMGPNNVPSYCDGCKNGAFEMSSNKSAASLKMKKVNVSDSGLYFCVAFTQKTVFSTTHLNVEGSDEPHDDVDRKPKKSDDVTKLMSVILGGLTAVLLTVIIGLVVTIRKLQKAASEEQNPPQCENPGSDDLNYAAVNFCQKGRRREVEQNVVYSSTR, encoded by the exons ATGATGAAGTGTAGCTTGATAACAGCTTTGATCATCTGCAGCCTCG GCTGGATCTCTGTCTCAGCTGCTGATTCTCAGACTGTGGAGGTCCAGTCTGGTAAAGAAGTCTCTCTCACATGCTCTGAGAAGTCCGACTCTCCAACAGTGTGGTTCAGAGTGGTCAACAGAACCAAGGCCAGCTGGATCTCCACTATGATGGGCCCTAACAATGTTCCTTCATACTGTGATGGATGTAAAAATGGAGCATTTGAAATGAGTTCCAACAAGTCCGCTGCCTCTCTCAAAATGAAGAAAGTGAATGTATCTGACTCTGGACTGTATTTCTGTGTTGCTTTCACACAGAAAACAGTTTTCAGCACCACACATTTAAATGTTGAAG GCAGTGATGAACCTCATGATGATGTTGACAGAAAGCCTAAAA AGTCTGATGATGTAACAAAGCTGATGAGTGTGATCCTGGGCGGTCTGACTGCTGTTCTCCTAACAGTCATCATTGGTCTGGTTGTTACAATCAGGAAACTTCAGAAAG CTGCCAGTGAAGAACAGAATCCACCACAGTGTGAG AATCCGGGCTCTGATGATCTGAACTACGCAGCAGTGAATTTCTGtcaaaaaggaagaagaagagaagtgGAGCAGAATGTTGTGTATTCTTCTACTAGATAG
- the LOC125884485 gene encoding uncharacterized protein LOC125884485 isoform X6: MMKCSLIPALIICSLGWISVSAADSQTVEVQSGKEVSLTCSTKSDSPTVWFRVVNRTKASWISTMMGSDNVPSYCDGCQSGKFEMSSDTLKMKTVAVSDSGLYYCVVYSGGRTFFTTIHLNVEESDDVTKLMSVILGGLTAVLLTVIIGLVVTIRKLQKAASEEQNPPQCENPGSDDLNYAAVNFCQKGRRREVEQNVVYSSTR, encoded by the exons ATGATGAAGTGTAGCTTGATACCAGCTTTAATCATCTGCAGCCTCG GCTGGATCTCTGTCTCAGCTGCTGATTCTCAGACTGTGGAGGTCCAGTCTGGTAAAGAAGTCTCTCTCACATGCTCTACGAAATCCGACTCTCCAACAGTGTGGTTCAGAGTGGTCAACAGAACCAAGGCCAGCTGGATCTCCACTATGATGGGCTCTGACAATGTTCCTTCATACTGTGATGGATGTCAAAGTGGAAAATTTGAAATGAGTTCCGACACTCTCAAAATGAAGACAGTGGCTGTATCTGACTCTGGACTGTATTATTGTGTTGTTTACAGCGGTGGACGGACATTTTTCACCACCATACATTTAAATGTTGAAG AGTCTGATGATGTAACAAAGCTGATGAGTGTGATCCTGGGCGGTCTGACTGCTGTTCTCCTAACAGTCATCATTGGTCTGGTTGTTACAATCAGGAAACTTCAGAAAG CTGCCAGTGAAGAACAGAATCCACCACAGTGTGAG AATCCGGGCTCTGATGATCTGAACTACGCAGCAGTGAATTTCTGtcaaaaaggaagaagaagagaagtgGAGCAGAATGTTGTGTATTCTTCTACTAGATAG
- the LOC125884485 gene encoding uncharacterized protein LOC125884485 isoform X7, with the protein MRCIDMIKHTMRNFTMVTLLLLCSLCWICVSLSESQTVEVQSGEEVTLLCSNFSSSPTQIIWFRVVRRSQPHCVSFMYKPREPASLCDGFQNGNFEMSSNISTVFLKIKQVNSSDSGLYFCGYYIGKKPLIVDATYLEVQAASEEQNLRQHETLGSDGLKDAALSLYLPTVRNRRPASQREVETHVIYAARR; encoded by the exons ATGCGTTGCATTgacatgatcaaacacacaatGAGGAACTTCACCATGGTCACACTTTTACTTCTATGCAGCTTAT gCTGGATCTGCGTCTCACTTTCTGAGTCTCAGACTGTGGAGGTTCAGTCGGGTGAAGAAGTCACACTGCTGTGCTCCAACTTTTCAAGTTCTCCCACTCAGATAATTTGGTTCAGAGTGGTCAGGAGATCCCAGCCCCACTGTGTCTCCTTCATGTACAAGCCTCGTGAGCCTGCTTCACTCTGTGATGGATTTCAAAATGGAAACTTTGAAATGAGCTCCAACATCTCCACAGTTTTTCTCAAAATCAAACAAGTGAATTCGTCTGACTCTGGGCTGTATTTCTGTGGCTACTACATAGGCAAAAAACCACTTATTGTGGATGCAACATATTTAGAGGTTCAAG CTGCCAGTGAAGAACAGAATCTGCGACAGCATGAG ACTCTGGGCTCTGATGGCCTGAAAGACGCAGCACTGAGTTTGTATTTACCAACAGTGAGGAACAGGAGGCCTGCATCACAGAGAGAAGTGGAGACTCATGTTATTTATGCTGCCCGCAGATAG
- the LOC125884496 gene encoding uncharacterized protein LOC125884496: MIFTLITALIFTCSLISVSVLEFNTVEVQPGEQVTLMCSNFTNLYSHIFWFRLTSRASIGYISSMTTPDTKALLRDGFQNGKFNMTSNTTTIFLTIQPVDVSDSGLYFCGISPDGKSVIDSATYLNVQECPHETTSLSVILGALNVSLIIIVTAMTVRICKLQTADGEEQNPQQSESLDSDDLKAAALSLYPASIRSRRPASHREVETRVMYAASR; encoded by the exons ATGATCTTCACCTTGATAACAGCTTTGATCTTTACCTGCA gtttgatctctgtctctgttttggaGTTCAACACTGTGGAGGTCCAGCCTGGTGAACAGGTCACACTCATGTGCTCCAACTTTACCAATTTATACTCTCACATATTCTGGTTCAGACTGACCAGCAGAGCCAGCATCGGCTACATCTCCTCTATGACGACCCCTGATACCAAAGCTTTGCTCCGTGATGGATTTCAAAATGGCAAATTTAATATGACCTCCAACACCACTACTATCTTTCTCACCATCCAACCAGTGGATGTGTCTGACTCTGGACTGTATTTCTGTGGAATTTCCCCAGATGGGAAATCAGTAATTGACAGTGCAACATATCTAAATGTTCAAG AATGTCCTCATGAAACAACGAGCCTGAGTGTGATCCTGGGTGCTCTGAATGTTTCCCTCATCATCATTGTCACTGCTATGACTGTCAGAATCTGCAAACTTCAGACAG CTGATGGTGAAGAACAGAATCCACAACAGAGTGAg AGCTTGGACTCTGATGACCTGAAAGCCGCAGCGCTGAGTTTGTACCCAGCATCAATAAGAAGCAGAAGGCCTGCATCACACAGAGAAGTGGAGACCCGTGTGATGTATGCGGCCAGCAGATAG
- the LOC125884354 gene encoding uncharacterized protein LOC125884354, with the protein MIFTLITALLWTCSLISVSVSEFHTVEVQPGEQVTLMCSNFTSFISHIFWFRLTSRANISCISSMLTSDTKASLRDGFQSGKFNMTSNTSTLFLTIQPVDVSDSGLYFCGLNADGNSVVVSATYLNVQEVSAEITSLTSVILGALLIFLIAVIIGLVVKIRKLHPAHTEGQNLHHSENLGSDDLNYAALSFHQRAKSSRRPPSENQLEPHVVYAATR; encoded by the exons ATGATCTTCACCTTGATAACAGCTTTGCTCTGGACCTGCA gTTTGATCTCCGTCTCTGTTTCGGAGTTCCACACTGTGGAGGTCCAGCCTGGTGAACAAGTCACACTCATGTGCTCCAACTTTACCAGTTTTATCTCTCACATATTCTGGTTCAGACTGACCAGCAGAGCCAACATCAGCTGTATCTCCTCTATGTTGACCTCTGATACCAAAGCTTCGCTCCGTGATGGATTTCAAAGTGGCAAATTTAATATGACCTCCAACACGTCTACCCTCTTTCTTACCATCCAACCAGTGGATGTGTCTGACTCTGGACTCTATTTCTGTGGACTTAATGCAGATGGAAACTCAGTAGTTGTCAgtgcaacatatttaaatgtaCAAG AGGTGTCTGCTGAAATAACGAGCCTGACGAGTGTGATCCTGGGTGCTCTGCTTATTTTCCTCATTGCAGTCATCATTGGTCTGGTTGTCAAAATCAGGAAACTTCATCCAG CTCATACAGAGGGACAGAATCTACACCACAGTGAG AACCTGGGCTCTGATGATCTGAACTATGCAGCGCTGAGTTTCCATCAAAGAGCAAAAAGCAGCAGAAGGCCTCCATCAGAGAACCAGCTGGAGCCACATGTTGTGTATGCTGCCACCAGATAG
- the LOC125884494 gene encoding uncharacterized protein LOC125884494, which translates to MRNFTMVTLPFLCSLCWICVSLSESQTVEVQSGEEVTLLCSNFSSSPTQIIWFRVVRRSQPHCVSFMYKPREPASLCHGFQNGNFEMSSNISTVFLKIKQVNSSDSGLYFCGYYISKNPLIVDATYLEVQEFDGTTKLTSVILGGLIIFLIMVIICLAVKIRKLHKAHVEEQNPQQTETQSSDDLNYAAVTFRPKSRRNRQPAPDREVKSNAIYSATR; encoded by the exons atGAGGAACTTCACCATGGTCACACTTCCATTTCTGTGCAGCTTAT gCTGGATCTGCGTCTCACTTTCTGAGTCTCAGACTGTGGAGGTTCAGTCGGGTGAAGAAGTCACACTGCTGTGCTCCAACTTTTCAAGTTCTCCCACTCAGATAATTTGGTTCAGAGTGGTCAGGAGATCCCAGCCCCACTGTGTCTCCTTCATGTACAAGCCTCGTGAACCTGCTTCACTCTGCCATGGATTTCAAAATGGAAACTTTGAAATGAGCTCCAACATCTCCACAGTTTTTCTCAAAATCAAACAAGTGAATTCATCTGACTCTGGGCTGTATTTCTGTGGCTACTACATAAGCAAAAACCCGCTTATTGTGGATGCAACATATTTAGAGGTTCAAG AGTTTGATGGAACAACAAAGTTGACGAGTGTGATCCTGGGAGGTCTGATTATTTTCCTCATTATGGTCATCATTTGCCTGGCTGTTAAAATCAGAAAGCTTCACAAAG CTCATGTTGAAGAACAGAATCCACAACAGACGGAG ACACAGAGCTCAGACGACCTGAACTATGCAGCTGTAACCTTTCGTCCAAAATCAAGAAGAAACCGCCAGCCTGCACCAGACAGAGAGGTGAAGTCAAATGCTATTTATTCAGCCACCAGATAG
- the LOC125884485 gene encoding uncharacterized protein LOC125884485 isoform X1 → MMKCSLITALIICSLGWISVSAADSQTVEVQSGKEVSLTCSEKSDSPTVWFRVVNRTKASWISTMMGPNNVPSYCDGCKNGAFEMSSNKSAASLKMKKVNVSDSGLYFCVAFTQKTVFSTTHLNVEGSDEPHDDVDRKPKKSDDVTKLMSVILGGLTAVLLTVIIGLVVTIRKLQKAASEEQNPPQRETLGSDGLKDAALSLYLPTVRNRRPASQREVETHVIYAACR, encoded by the exons ATGATGAAGTGTAGCTTGATAACAGCTTTGATCATCTGCAGCCTCG GCTGGATCTCTGTCTCAGCTGCTGATTCTCAGACTGTGGAGGTCCAGTCTGGTAAAGAAGTCTCTCTCACATGCTCTGAGAAGTCCGACTCTCCAACAGTGTGGTTCAGAGTGGTCAACAGAACCAAGGCCAGCTGGATCTCCACTATGATGGGCCCTAACAATGTTCCTTCATACTGTGATGGATGTAAAAATGGAGCATTTGAAATGAGTTCCAACAAGTCCGCTGCCTCTCTCAAAATGAAGAAAGTGAATGTATCTGACTCTGGACTGTATTTCTGTGTTGCTTTCACACAGAAAACAGTTTTCAGCACCACACATTTAAATGTTGAAG GCAGTGATGAACCTCATGATGATGTTGACAGAAAGCCTAAAA AGTCTGATGATGTAACAAAGCTGATGAGTGTGATCCTGGGCGGTCTGACTGCTGTTCTCCTAACAGTCATCATTGGTCTGGTTGTTACAATCAGGAAACTTCAGAAAG CTGCCAGTGAAGAACAGAATCCACCACAGCGTGAG ACTCTGGGCTCTGATGGCCTGAAAGACGCAGCACTGAGTTTGTATTTACCAACAGTGAGGAACAGGAGGCCTGCATCACAGAGAGAAGTGGAGACTCATGTTATTTATGCTGCCTGCAGATAG
- the LOC125884485 gene encoding uncharacterized protein LOC125884485 isoform X3 has translation MSFTLVTALLWTCSLISVSVSEFHTVEVQPGEQVTLMCSNFTSFISHIFWFRLTSRANISCISSMLTPDTKALLHEGFQSGKFNMTSNTTTLFLTIKPVDVSDSGLYFCGLNADGNPVINSATYLNVQGKTVVAEVSAEITSLTSVILGALLIFLIAVIIGLVVKIRKLHPAHTEGQNLHHSENLGSDDLNYAALSFHQRAKSSRRPPSENQLETHVVYAATR, from the exons ATGAGCTTCACCTTGGTAACAGCTTTGCTCTGGACCTGCA gtttgatctctgtctctgtttcggAGTTCCACACTGTGGAGGTCCAGCCTGGTGAACAAGTCACACTCATGTGCTCCAACTTTACCAGTTTTATCTCTCACATATTCTGGTTCAGACTGACCAGCAGAGCCAACATCAGCTGTATCTCCTCTATGTTGACCCCTGATACCAAAGCTTTGCTCCATGAAGGATTTCAAAGTGGCAAATTTAATATGACCTCCAACACGACTACCCTCTTTCTCACCATCAAACCAGTGGATGTGTCTGACTCTGGACTGTATTTCTGTGGACTTAATGCAGATGGAAACCCAGTAATTAACAgtgcaacatatttaaatgttCAAGGTAAGACTGTTGTTGCAGAGGTGTCTGCTGAAATAACGAGCCTGACGAGTGTGATCCTGGGTGCTCTGCTTATTTTCCTCATTGCAGTCATCATTGGTCTGGTTGTCAAAATCAGGAAACTTCATCCAG CTCATACAGAGGGACAGAATCTACACCACAGTGAG AACCTGGGCTCTGATGATCTGAACTATGCAGCGCTGAGTTTCCATCAAAGAGCAAAAAGCAGCAGAAGGCCTCCATCAGAGAACCAGCTGGAGACACATGTTGTGTATGCTGCCACCAGATAG